AGGGTTACCTCAGGCCGGAAACGGCGCAGGGGATGTTTGTGGACTTTCAGAGGCTGTCCCGCTTTTACAGGGATAAACTGCCTTTTGGGGCAGTACAGATCGGCAAGTCCTACAGGAACGAGATCGCACCAAGGCAGGGCGTAATAAGGCTCAGGGAATTCACGCAGGCTGAGTGTGAGATCTTTGTTGACCCCAGGAACAAGAAACACCCCAACTTCGACCGTTTTGCGGACAGGGAACTTATGCTTTATTCGCAGGAGGCACAGCAGCAGGGTGAATCTTTCAGAATGACCGTGCGAGAGGCTGTAAAGGCTGGAGTCATTGCTCATGAGGTTCTCGGCTACAACATCGCACTCACAAACGAGTTCCTGACAAAGGTAGGTATCGACCCTGCAAGGCTCAGGTTCAGGCAGCACCTGAAAGACGAGATGGCGCATTATGCAATCGACTGCTGGGACGCCGAAATCGAAACGGACCGCTTTGGATGGGTGGAGATTGTGGGAATTGCCGACAGGACGGACTATGACCTCAAAGCCCATACAAGAGTCAGCAAGACCGAGCTTTACGTTTATGTGGAATACGACGAGCCTAAAATGGTTACCCGCTTTGTCGTGAAGCCAAATATGGGCAAACTCGGCCCTCTCTTCAAGGGCAAAGCAAAAGCCGTTTCAGATGCCTTAAAACAGCTTTCTGAAGCAGAGCTCTCGCTCTCAAAAGATCAAATCAAAGTCACCGTAGATGGGGAAGAATTGACAATCAGCTCCGATGTGGTGGACTTTGCTGAAGAAACCGTAAAAGTCAGCGGAGAAAATGTCATTCCTCACGTTATTGAACCTTCCTACGGTATAGACAGGATCTTCTACGGCGTAATGGAACATGCCTTTGACGAAGAAAACGTTGCCCAGAAGGCAGCCGAATCCAGACTTAAAGGCACAGGAGAAGCAAAAGAGACAGAAAAGATAGAAAAAGAACCCGAAACAGCAAAGGGTGAAGGAGAAGGCGAAGAGGAAACCCGCCTTGTGATGCATTTC
The Methanosarcina sp. WWM596 DNA segment above includes these coding regions:
- the glyS gene encoding glycine--tRNA ligase encodes the protein MDKYEKVFELAKRRGFLWNSFELYGGSRGFYDYGPLGSTLKRRIEQIWREFYVIQEGHMEIECPTIGIEDVFVASGHVGGFSDPLCECKKCGEAFRADHLVENVTDAAGTLSAEQLTEVIKEKGITCPECGGEFNDAYEFNLMFKTTIGPGTGRQGYLRPETAQGMFVDFQRLSRFYRDKLPFGAVQIGKSYRNEIAPRQGVIRLREFTQAECEIFVDPRNKKHPNFDRFADRELMLYSQEAQQQGESFRMTVREAVKAGVIAHEVLGYNIALTNEFLTKVGIDPARLRFRQHLKDEMAHYAIDCWDAEIETDRFGWVEIVGIADRTDYDLKAHTRVSKTELYVYVEYDEPKMVTRFVVKPNMGKLGPLFKGKAKAVSDALKQLSEAELSLSKDQIKVTVDGEELTISSDVVDFAEETVKVSGENVIPHVIEPSYGIDRIFYGVMEHAFDEENVAQKAAESRLKGTGEAKETEKIEKEPETAKGEGEGEEETRLVMHFSSAVAPVQVAVLPLLTRKELADPAKEIVAKLREKNLLVNYDDSGTIGRRYRRNDEIGTPYSVTVDYDTLEDGTVTIRDRDAMRQVRAPIEGIENVLYELIYRGRSFESAGKPFNF